One part of the Polycyclovorans algicola TG408 genome encodes these proteins:
- a CDS encoding bile acid:sodium symporter family protein, with product MEQSPLIAIGLPIALFIIMIGMGLTLTLHDFTREARAPRGAVIGTVLQLLVMPLVGLLLAGLPGLSAAVAIGVVILAACPGGTTSNLITFLGRGNVALSIVLTVIASLATIVTLPLWVNLAMARLGAETEVPLTLPFLQTVIMLSVITLIPVAIGMLIRARNANLAALAERGVSLFGALVLVLLVVGLAYTNRENLLGLLVQAGPACAALNVIGFGLGFFAGRLSGLSWRDCVTLSAELGIKNGTVGLLVALSILDNSEMAVPAAVYSIMMYGFGALLIAIGRQKIPAPQP from the coding sequence ATGGAACAGAGTCCGCTGATCGCCATAGGGCTGCCCATTGCCCTGTTCATCATCATGATCGGCATGGGGCTGACGCTGACCCTGCACGACTTCACCCGGGAGGCCAGAGCGCCGCGCGGTGCGGTCATCGGCACCGTGTTGCAGTTGCTGGTGATGCCGCTGGTCGGCCTGTTGCTGGCGGGCTTGCCGGGCTTGAGCGCGGCGGTGGCCATCGGCGTGGTGATTCTGGCCGCCTGTCCTGGCGGCACCACGTCGAACCTGATCACCTTTCTCGGTCGCGGCAATGTGGCGCTGTCGATCGTGCTGACGGTCATTGCCAGCCTCGCCACCATCGTCACGCTGCCGCTCTGGGTGAATCTGGCGATGGCCCGCCTCGGTGCCGAAACCGAGGTGCCACTGACGCTGCCGTTCCTGCAGACGGTGATCATGCTGTCGGTCATCACGCTCATCCCGGTGGCCATCGGCATGCTCATTCGCGCCCGCAATGCCAACCTCGCGGCGCTGGCCGAGCGCGGCGTGAGCCTGTTCGGCGCGCTGGTGCTGGTGCTGCTGGTGGTGGGGCTGGCCTACACCAATCGCGAGAATCTGCTGGGTCTACTGGTTCAGGCCGGCCCCGCGTGCGCGGCACTGAATGTCATCGGTTTTGGCCTGGGCTTTTTCGCGGGGCGCCTCAGCGGATTGAGCTGGCGCGACTGCGTAACCCTGTCGGCCGAGCTGGGCATCAAGAACGGCACGGTGGGCCTGCTGGTGGCGCTGTCGATCCTCGACAACAGCGAGATGGCGGTGCCAGCGGCGGTATACAGCATCATGATGTACGGCTTCGGTGCACTGCTGATCGCCATTGGCCGACAAAAGATCCCCGCTCCGCAACCCTGA
- a CDS encoding long-chain-acyl-CoA synthetase: MAANSDPAGDRVTLRALVRGAIAGAGTTPRLAKGLWNLATLRPTSKKSIGLLLQQQAAKTPEAVALVFEGQAWTYAELNAWANRFAQVLQQRGIGAGDTVGILVENRPLVLAAALGTVKLGAVAAMLNHQQRGEVLAHSLSLTGPKLMLVGEECAAAWKSVTALKQPAKPAVLWDGEKAPRGADLLAPLMTEAPADNLRVTATLTASSTCFYIFTSGTTGLPKASKMTHYRWLRGMAGLGQMGLRLTADDRLYCCLPLYHNNALTVSLGAVLGSGASLALARKFSATRFWDDVRKADATAFCYIGELCRYLVNQPPSVKDRQHRVRAIIGNGLRPEIWDAFQSRFGIANVSEFYGASESNLAFVNGFNLQRTAGFCPMPFSVVRFDHDGEQPQRGDDGYLEEVKAGEVGLLITEVTERTPFDGYTDPKATEAKLLRDVFVRGDCWFNTGDLVRDQGYRHIQFVDRVGDTFRWKGENVATTEVEAAFAGIDGVEQAVVYGVAVPHAEGRAGMAALTLSGEFDGGALADALGRKLPAYAVPAFIRIKAEQDTTATFKYRKVDLKREGFDPAQVNDPLYVRWSAKGPFEPLTTEHLNAINGGQWRA; this comes from the coding sequence ATGGCTGCAAACTCCGACCCCGCTGGCGATCGCGTCACGCTTCGCGCGCTGGTGCGCGGCGCCATTGCCGGTGCCGGCACCACGCCGAGGTTGGCCAAAGGCCTGTGGAACCTGGCAACCCTACGCCCGACCTCGAAAAAGTCGATAGGTCTGTTGCTGCAACAGCAAGCCGCCAAAACGCCCGAGGCGGTGGCATTGGTCTTCGAAGGACAGGCGTGGACTTATGCCGAGCTCAACGCCTGGGCCAACCGGTTTGCGCAGGTGCTGCAGCAGCGCGGAATCGGCGCCGGTGACACGGTCGGCATCTTGGTTGAGAACCGGCCGCTGGTCCTTGCCGCGGCGCTGGGTACCGTCAAGCTCGGCGCGGTGGCCGCAATGCTCAATCATCAGCAGCGCGGTGAAGTGCTGGCGCACTCACTGAGCCTGACCGGGCCCAAACTGATGCTGGTGGGCGAGGAGTGCGCCGCGGCGTGGAAGTCGGTGACCGCCCTCAAGCAACCCGCCAAGCCGGCGGTGCTGTGGGATGGCGAGAAAGCGCCGCGTGGTGCAGATCTGCTGGCCCCGCTGATGACCGAGGCCCCGGCCGACAACCTGCGCGTGACCGCCACCCTCACCGCGTCGAGCACCTGTTTTTACATCTTCACCAGCGGCACCACCGGCCTGCCCAAGGCCTCAAAAATGACCCACTACCGCTGGCTGCGTGGCATGGCGGGGCTCGGGCAAATGGGCCTGCGGCTGACCGCCGATGACCGACTCTATTGCTGCCTGCCGCTTTATCACAACAACGCACTCACGGTGAGCCTGGGCGCGGTGTTGGGCTCAGGTGCCAGCCTGGCACTGGCCCGCAAATTCAGCGCCACGCGATTCTGGGATGACGTGCGCAAGGCCGACGCCACGGCGTTCTGCTATATCGGCGAGCTCTGCCGTTACCTGGTCAACCAGCCGCCGTCGGTCAAGGATCGCCAGCACCGAGTGCGGGCGATCATCGGCAACGGCTTGCGGCCAGAAATCTGGGACGCGTTCCAGTCACGCTTCGGCATCGCCAATGTCAGCGAGTTTTACGGCGCCAGCGAGTCGAACCTGGCGTTCGTCAATGGTTTCAACCTGCAGCGCACGGCGGGCTTTTGTCCCATGCCGTTTTCGGTGGTGCGCTTTGACCATGACGGCGAGCAGCCGCAGCGCGGTGACGACGGCTACCTTGAAGAGGTCAAGGCCGGTGAGGTGGGGCTGTTGATCACCGAGGTCACCGAGCGCACGCCGTTCGACGGCTACACCGACCCCAAGGCCACGGAAGCCAAATTGCTGCGCGACGTGTTCGTGCGCGGTGATTGCTGGTTCAACACCGGTGACCTGGTACGCGACCAGGGGTATCGCCACATCCAGTTTGTCGACCGTGTGGGCGACACCTTTCGCTGGAAAGGCGAAAACGTTGCCACCACCGAGGTCGAGGCCGCATTTGCCGGTATTGATGGGGTGGAGCAAGCCGTGGTCTACGGCGTGGCGGTGCCCCATGCCGAGGGTCGCGCCGGCATGGCGGCGCTGACGCTCAGCGGCGAGTTCGACGGCGGGGCGCTGGCCGACGCGCTGGGCCGCAAGCTGCCGGCGTACGCGGTGCCGGCGTTCATCCGCATCAAAGCCGAGCAGGACACCACCGCCACGTTCAAGTACCGCAAGGTGGACCTGAAGCGTGAGGGCTTCGACCCGGCGCAAGTCAATGACCCGCTCTACGTGCGCTGGTCGGCCAAGGGGCCCTTTGAGCCCCTGACCACCGAACACCTGAACGCGATCAATGGCGGACAATGGCGCGCATGA
- a CDS encoding peroxiredoxin family protein encodes MNTCANRLRAVWLVVLMALPTGAMAAPTGIPPGSEAPEIAGPMLRGEPLRLSGLRGKVVLVDFWASYCGPCILAMPEINQIRADLHAAGHADAFEVVGVAMDREPEKAEQFLSRVPVDYPIIIDTLGLAAHSYGVWRLPATYLIDAGGTIQRIWYGFGDTFAADIRRHALTYLAAAEDGTKP; translated from the coding sequence ATGAACACATGCGCAAACCGGCTGCGGGCCGTCTGGCTGGTCGTGTTGATGGCGCTGCCGACCGGGGCAATGGCAGCCCCGACCGGTATCCCGCCAGGCAGCGAAGCCCCCGAAATCGCCGGGCCGATGTTGCGCGGCGAGCCGCTGCGCCTTAGCGGCCTGCGCGGCAAGGTGGTGCTGGTCGATTTCTGGGCGTCGTACTGCGGCCCGTGCATTCTGGCCATGCCCGAGATCAACCAGATTCGCGCCGACCTTCACGCCGCCGGGCATGCGGACGCTTTTGAAGTGGTGGGCGTGGCGATGGACCGTGAGCCCGAAAAAGCCGAGCAGTTTCTCAGCCGCGTGCCGGTGGACTACCCGATCATCATCGACACGCTGGGGCTTGCAGCGCATAGCTATGGCGTCTGGCGCCTGCCGGCGACCTACCTGATCGATGCCGGCGGCACCATACAGCGCATCTGGTATGGCTTTGGCGACACCTTTGCCGCCGACATTCGCCGCCATGCGCTGACCTATCTGGCCGCTGCCGAGGACGGCACCAAACCCTGA
- the tig gene encoding trigger factor, protein MEVTLHTPGGLRRELHVRLPAERLTDAVNDRLKRMSARAKVPGFRPGKAPRKVLEQQYGEAARFDAINDLVNASYPAAVKQSGVTPAGQPQIDITTEKTGEPLEYVAKFEIYPEVVLSGLESIQINKPDVTVTDADIDRLIDNLRRAKRVFAPVERAAEKGDNVTIDFVGKIDGEAFDGGSGSDVKVELGEGRFLPDLEKGIEGHAAGENFSVKVDFPEDYRAEALRGKQAQFDVNLKQVEGAELPDIADPEFLKSHQIDPEGGVASLREKCQTALLKERDKAVRNNVKQQVMEALLKANDIEVPEALVTAELPRMQQEAAQRMGLQNLEQISPEQLDQMMPASLFEPQAKRRVALGLLVGEVIKTREIKLDADRVNVEIEQIAADYDSPEQVKQFYQSRPDLLQGLRAMVLEDQVVDSLVASATVNSVTQSLEDLLRPQQQGQPG, encoded by the coding sequence ATGGAAGTCACGCTTCACACGCCCGGCGGCCTGCGCCGCGAATTGCACGTCCGGTTGCCAGCCGAGCGCCTTACTGATGCCGTGAATGATCGTCTGAAGCGCATGTCTGCCCGCGCCAAGGTGCCTGGGTTCCGGCCTGGCAAGGCTCCGCGCAAGGTGCTTGAGCAGCAGTACGGCGAGGCCGCACGGTTTGACGCCATCAACGATCTGGTCAATGCCAGCTATCCGGCGGCCGTCAAACAGTCAGGCGTCACGCCGGCCGGTCAGCCGCAGATCGACATCACCACCGAGAAGACCGGTGAGCCGCTGGAATACGTGGCCAAGTTCGAGATCTATCCCGAGGTGGTGCTCAGTGGTCTGGAAAGCATCCAGATCAACAAGCCCGATGTCACCGTCACCGACGCGGATATCGACCGCCTGATCGACAATCTGCGTCGCGCCAAGCGCGTCTTCGCGCCTGTCGAGCGGGCCGCCGAGAAGGGCGACAACGTCACCATCGACTTCGTGGGCAAGATCGACGGCGAAGCATTCGACGGCGGCAGTGGCAGCGACGTGAAGGTGGAGCTCGGTGAAGGCCGCTTCCTGCCCGACCTTGAAAAGGGCATTGAAGGCCATGCGGCGGGCGAAAATTTCTCGGTTAAGGTCGACTTCCCCGAGGACTACCGTGCCGAAGCCCTGCGCGGCAAGCAGGCACAGTTTGACGTGAACCTGAAACAGGTTGAAGGCGCCGAGTTGCCCGACATTGCCGATCCGGAATTTCTTAAGAGCCACCAGATCGACCCCGAGGGTGGCGTCGCCAGTCTGCGCGAGAAATGCCAGACGGCCTTGCTCAAGGAGCGCGACAAAGCGGTGCGCAACAACGTCAAGCAGCAGGTGATGGAAGCGCTGCTCAAGGCCAACGACATCGAAGTGCCCGAAGCGCTGGTGACGGCCGAGCTGCCACGCATGCAGCAGGAAGCGGCCCAACGCATGGGTCTGCAAAACCTTGAACAGATTTCGCCCGAGCAGCTCGACCAGATGATGCCGGCCAGCCTGTTCGAGCCGCAGGCCAAGCGCCGCGTGGCGCTGGGGTTGCTGGTGGGTGAGGTCATCAAGACCCGCGAGATCAAGCTCGATGCCGATCGCGTCAACGTCGAGATCGAACAAATCGCCGCCGATTACGACTCGCCCGAGCAGGTCAAGCAGTTTTATCAGTCGCGCCCCGACCTGCTGCAGGGCCTGCGCGCCATGGTCCTCGAGGACCAGGTGGTCGACAGCCTGGTGGCCTCGGCGACGGTCAACAGCGTGACGCAGTCGCTGGAAGACCTTTTGCGACCACAGCAGCAGGGCCAGCCTGGCTGA